In Cotesia glomerata isolate CgM1 linkage group LG1, MPM_Cglom_v2.3, whole genome shotgun sequence, one genomic interval encodes:
- the LOC123270973 gene encoding retinol-binding protein pinta-like: MSIRELPVELKRFAKEKLGEDDNHLIEDVNYIVDWVSKQPHLCIRQDPQWIAGFLRGCKHSLERTKEKLDTYYTIKTHLPELFQDRDPKQSKIEKSLEFGNYLPLPTTVKPDGPRVVLIRGAIFDFKKFGFQGLLKIFFMIMDISLLDDDWLNVAGQDTVIDLSGSRLEHASYITPALVKKAVTCFQDAYPIRNKSLHFVNPPPTFETIFILIKRFMSEKLRNRVMLHREMDKVFDYIPKRVFPSDYGGDAPSIAKLTKEWKKKVIEKQEWFIEDSQYRVTESKRPGKPITGLDLFGLEGSFKQLDFD, encoded by the exons ATGAGTATACGCGAACTGCCAGTGGAATTGAAAAGATTCGCAAAAGAAAAACTTGGTGAAGATGATAATCATTTAATAGAAGATGTAAATTATATAGTAGACTGGGTGTCGAAACAGCCTCACCTGTGTATACGTCAAGATCCACAGTGGATAGCAGGTTTTTTACGAGGTTGTAAACATAGTTTAGAaagaacaaaagaaaaattagatACTTATTATACCATTAAAACCCATTTGCCTGAGCTTTTTCAAGATCGTGATCCAAAGCAGTCAAAGATAGAAAAATCACTTGAATTCGG aaattatttaccGCTACCAACAACCGTCAAACCTGATGGCCCGCGAGTTGTGTTAATTCGCGGCGCAATATTCGatttcaagaaatttggctTTCAAGGACtcctgaaaatatttttcatgattATGGATATTTCACTGTTGGATGATGATtg GCTTAATGTTGCAGGGCAAGATACTGTTATAGATCTCAGCGGAAGTCGCCTCGAGCACGCGAGCTACATCACGCCTGCTCTAGTAAAGAAAGCCGTCACCTGTTTCCAA GATGCCTACCCAATTAGGAATAAGAGCTTGCACTTTGTTAATCCACCACCTACTTTCGAgacaatttttatacttattaagAGGTTCATGAGCGAGAAATTGAGAAATcga gtAATGCTTCATCGTGAAATGGATAAAGTTTTTGATTATATCCCAAAACGTGTTTTCCCTTCTGATTATGGCGGTGACGCTCCTTCTATTGCTAAATTAACCA aagaatggaaaaaaaaagtaatcgaGAAACAAGAGTGGTTTATCGAAGACTCTCAATACCGAGTGACAGAGTCAAAGAGGCCTGGAAAGCCAATTACAGGATTAGATCTCTTTGGACTCGAGGGTAGTTTCAAACAACTTGACTtcgattga
- the LOC123270978 gene encoding protein phosphatase inhibitor 2-like: protein MAENLGKRPSKGILKTSSSFESHEAPPKPKKQTNWDEMNVLATLHPPEKDYGHMKIEEPKTPYNYEGYGNSHEDDELDSSAVSEKLSRNSQPRIFQQLDDEEEDELDTPEKIEKRKAFLAKRKGHYREWDAVTLARSKQLLEEDEDEDEDEENKDNNDPHNSDQEDHPVADDNESEPSADSNTATKCVSLSCDSENKSELNSPE from the exons ATGGCTGAAAATTTGGGAAAACGTCCTTCTAAAGGAATTCTGAAGACATCTAGTAGTTTTGAAAGCCACGAGGCTCCTCCAAa aCCTAAAAAGCAAACTAATTGGGATGAAATGAATGTCCTTGCGACGTTACATCCTCCAGAAAAAGATTACGGGCATATGAAGATAGAGGAGCCGAAAACACCTTACAATTACGAGGGATACGGAAATAGCCATGAGGATGATGAACTCGATTCTTCAGCAGTCAGTGaaaa gtTATCGAGAAATAGTCAGCCGAGAATATTTCAACAATTAGACGACGAGGAAGAGGATGAGCTAGACACACCTGAAAAAATAg aAAAGCGAAAAGCCTTCTTAGCAAAACGGAAAGGCCATTACAGAGAATGGGACGCAGTAACGTTGGCGCGTAGTAAACAATTGTTAGAAGAGGACGAGGACGAGGACGAAGATGAGGAGAATAAAGACAATAATGATCCTCACAATTCTGATCAAGAAGATCACCCAGTAGCTGATGATAATGAATCGGAGCCGAGTGCTGACTCAAATACTGCTACCAAGTGCGTGTCATTATCTTGTGATAGTGAAAATAAGTCAGAATTGAACTCTCCGGAGTAA